AATTATTCACGTTATTAAAGAAAAAAAAGTGAAATCTGTTTCTGAAAAATATTATGCTTTAAAAGAAGATGAGGCTAGAATCGATGCGGAGGAATGGAAAAAAGCATCGCAACAGCAGAAACTTGATTATGTTACTTACTACCAATTATCTCTTTTGTATCAATATCAAAGTTATCTTAAAAAATTAGAAGAGCAAAACAATTCAGAGGATAGTGCTACTTTTTCTTTAGCCGCGTTAACGTTAGATGATGAAAAATTCAATCAATTCCAAAATGAATTAAACGAATTAATTAATAAGTACTACCATAATACAAGTGAAAATAATGCAGAAGATACTCCAGTTCGAACAGTTGCTATTACAATTATTCCAGATGCTTAAGAGACAATAATGCCTCTTAAGCATCTAGCATTGCACCTTAGTATTCTACGTTCTTCTTCAGCTAGCCTGCC
This genomic stretch from Brevibacillus sp. DP1.3A harbors:
- a CDS encoding helix-turn-helix domain-containing protein is translated as MVNKVDVLMHPVRMKICQSLMRNKENGLTPLEMVKIIKDVPQATLYRQLQIMMDSGIIHVIKEKKVKSVSEKYYALKEDEARIDAEEWKKASQQQKLDYVTYYQLSLLYQYQSYLKKLEEQNNSEDSATFSLAALTLDDEKFNQFQNELNELINKYYHNTSENNAEDTPVRTVAITIIPDA